The nucleotide sequence GCACCAGGGCGATGGGCAGCACGCCGTACAGAAAATCCATGGTGGCAATGTATTCGTCATACCAGCCGTAGCCGCCCACGGCGAGCATCACCACGGCCACGAGCAGATTAATCTTTTTATAGCGCGTCTTGTCAAAGACCACCGACAGCAGGGCCAGCATGCCTATGATGATCATGATGGGCTGCAGGGAACCCTTGAAGACGCCGACAACCAGCGGGCTGTAATAATAGGTGAAAAACAACCCCAGCCCGAAGACCGCCAAACCAGACAATAAGTGACCAAACCGCATGGTGACCTCTTTTTTCGCCGTGAAACGTTGTGGCGTCCGCCCCGCTACCTGGGGGCTCCGGCGTCTATCCAGGCCAGGAACACCCGGGTGTCCGGCCCTGCGAAACGGTGCATCGGCCCGCCCGGCTCCACAAGCGTCTTGAGCAGACCGTTGTCGACATACATCTTGACGTCCTCATAGGTGGTCATTTTCCGAAACGGCCCCAGGTGGCAGCGCAGACAATCCTGGGCCATAAGCCCTTCGATGGTCCCGGTGTAGGTGAGATCGCCCGGTGCGACCTGGCCTCCCGCCCCCGGCGGACAGGCGAACTGCCCGCCCCCGCCGCCGCGTCCCGGCTGGCCGGGTTGGCCCGGCTGCCGGGGCTGGCCGCCGCGGGTGGGCTGGTTGAAGGCGGCGGCCGCCCCGCCGATGCGCGGCGGATTTTCCGGCGCGCCGGCGTCTATCCAGGCCAGGATGACGTCGGCGTCGGCCCCGGCGAAGCGGCGCATGGGGCCTTGCACCATGGCGGCGAGCATGCCGTTGTCGACAAAGGCCCGCACGCTGTCCCAATCCGTCAGATTGCGCGTGGCCCCGGAATGGCAGCGGGCGCAATCCTTCTGGATAATATCACGAATGGTGGACTCGTAATACACCTTCGCAGTGGTCTGGGCGACGGTGGCCGCCTGGGCACCCGGCTGGGCCTGGCTCCTGGCACCGGCCCCGGGGGCGCGGCGCATCGCGCCGGCGTCGGCCCAGGAAATGATCGTGCCGGCGTCGGCCCCGGCGAACTGGCGCATCATCGAACCGACCATGGCCGAAAGCATGCCGCTGTCGGCATAGGCCTTGATCGCGTCATAGCTCATCAGGTTGCGCATGGCACCGGAATGGCAGCGGGAGCAATCCTTCTGGACGATGTCACGGATGGTCGGCTCATAATACACCGGCGCGGCCGCTCCGGCGAACCGGTCCGCAAACGACGGCACCAAAAAAATCGCCGCAAAGACCAAGACAAACGCAAAACGCATGGCACATCCCGGGAACGACGCGGCAGGCCGCATCATTCCTCATCACTGTCCTGACTGCGCTCCAGCTCCATGACCTTCGTGAAATGTTCGGCCGCCGTCTTATGGTCGTCCTTGCGCACGTTCATGAAGCCAAGGTGCTGGTGGTATTTGATCTCTTCCGGATCGAGATCCACGGCCTTTTGCATGGCCTCGATGCCTTTTTCCAACTGCTCGTCGCCGTCGTAGGCCAGACCGAGCAGATAGTAGGCCCGGGCGTCCTCGGGCTTCTCCGCCACCACGGCCTCAAGCACGGGCAGGGCCAGCTTGTACTGCTTCATCTTGAGCAGCACGGCTCCCTTGCGGTAGCTGGCCATGAAGTGGTTGGGGCGCAGCTTTAAAACCTTGTCGAAAACCGTGACCGCCCGCTGGTAATCGCCAAGGTTGGCCAGGGCAATGCCCATCTGGTAAAGCGGTTCCGGGTCGTTTTTCTCGTGGCGCGCCCATTCCTTCAAGTAGCGCAGGGCTTCCTCGGGGGAACCGCGACGCAGGCAGCGCTGGCTGATATTGCGGTACAGCTTGGCCTTGTCCCGGGGCGTGAGACTAAACAGGCCGTTGTACCAGTCCAGCGTCCGGTTGAGCAGCCGGCCGCTGAGCAAAAGAAGGGAATTCCAGTAAAACGTCGAGGAATCCTCAACGCTGGATTCCATGTTGGCGACGTTTTTCTTGGCTTTGGCCGCCTTCTTGCGCCCGACAGGGGCACCTTCACTGGCGGAAAGCTCGTCGTCGTCAGGAACAATGTCCTCGATATCCTCCAGCTGCGGCTGCGCAACTGTTTTTTCCCCCTTACCCATGTACGTCCTCCTCGTCATCGCTGACGCTTTTTTGCGGAACACAACCGGCCAGGGCGGCAAGCAGCCCCCCGATCATACACAGCAGGGGCAGACCCCCCTTCACAACGTCCATGACATAGTAATACATGTCATATATGCCCCAGAGCCCCAAGGCGATACAGAGCAATCCCAAAACGATGGGCGTCATTCCCCTTCCTCCCTCGGCCATGCCACGTCCAGGCTTTGCGCCGGCTCCGGGGCCGGCAGACTCGAACGCTCATGACATAATGCCGAAAAGCCTGTGCTGTCCAGGCGTCAATCCTTCACGGACCGCCGCCGCGCCCAACCCCGGGCAGAAAGCTGCAGGGCACAGCCAAGCCAGTACCTGTCTATATCGAAAAACAAATTCACCGTATCAGTCAGTTACCCCCGGCAAAGCCGGGGGCATGAAAGACAATGAACCGCTCAAAGCGGTTTAAGAGTGAGCCGGCTAAAGCCGGCAACCGCTAAACCAGTTTCAGTTGCTCCAACCGACGATCTTCCTGCTCTTGGTTCCTGATGTATTCTCGAACAAGAGCCTCATCCAGACCGACGGTTGAAACAAAGTCTCCACGTGCCCAAAAGCTTTGGCCAACAAAGTTCTTTCGCCGTCCCATAAAGTTCCTGGCCAAGTGGATCGCGCTCTTACCTTTGATGTAACCAACTACCGAAGCTACTTCCTGAATCCGTAAGCAGTTTCAGTTCAACTTGCTTTGTAGGTGCAGTTCTTTGTTGAAAAAAATGAAATATTTTAGTATATTGACCTTGTTGGTCTAAACAGACGTCTTTCACCCGCGAGGTGCGCCGCATGGGAAAGTTGGCTCTTGAGATCACCGAGGAACCGATCATCGGCAATGCCGGGCTTGCAGCCATGGGCGAACTCATGCGCATCAGCGACATCGACTCCACCTG is from Solidesulfovibrio magneticus RS-1 and encodes:
- the mamA gene encoding magnetosome protein MamA; the encoded protein is MGKGEKTVAQPQLEDIEDIVPDDDELSASEGAPVGRKKAAKAKKNVANMESSVEDSSTFYWNSLLLLSGRLLNRTLDWYNGLFSLTPRDKAKLYRNISQRCLRRGSPEEALRYLKEWARHEKNDPEPLYQMGIALANLGDYQRAVTVFDKVLKLRPNHFMASYRKGAVLLKMKQYKLALPVLEAVVAEKPEDARAYYLLGLAYDGDEQLEKGIEAMQKAVDLDPEEIKYHQHLGFMNVRKDDHKTAAEHFTKVMELERSQDSDEE
- the mamI gene encoding magnetosome protein MamI, with protein sequence MTPIVLGLLCIALGLWGIYDMYYYVMDVVKGGLPLLCMIGGLLAALAGCVPQKSVSDDEEDVHG